From Juglans regia cultivar Chandler chromosome 8, Walnut 2.0, whole genome shotgun sequence, the proteins below share one genomic window:
- the LOC109004282 gene encoding alcohol dehydrogenase-like 7, which translates to MSTAGKPIRCRAAVGRAPGEPLVMEEIMVAPPMPREVRIRVICTSLCHTDLSIWKLKDPPGMFPRIFGHEAIGVVESVGEDVDEVTEGDTVIPIFVSECGECEDCRSKKSNLCSKLPFRVSPWMPRYDSSRFTDLNGEVIYHFMNVSSFSEYTVVDVANVAKIDPLVPPNRACLLSCAVGTGVGAAWKIANVKEGSTVAIFGLGSVGLAVAEGARLCGATRIIGVDVNPDKKEIGKKFGVTDFVNPGNCGDKPASQLINEMTGGGADYCFECIGVAPLVKEAYACCRNGWGKTVVIGVARPGSELGVNFQDVLDGGGKSIMGCVYGGIKAKSDIPILLKRYLDKELQLDEFVTHEIQFDEINKAFDLLIEGQCLRCVIWMNN; encoded by the exons ATGTCCACTGCAGGGAAGCCTATTCGATGCAGAG CTGCGGTTGGTCGGGCACCAGGGGAGCCTCTGGTGATGGAGGAGATTATGGTGGCGCCGCCAATGCCTCGGGAGGTTCGGATTCGAGTCATATGCACCTCCCTATGTCATACTGATCTCTCTATCTGGAAACTAAAG GATCCTCCTGGAATGTTTCCAAGAATTTTTGGTCACGAAGCCATCGG GGTGGTGGAAAGTGTGGGGGAGGATGTAGATGAAGTAACTGAAGGAGACACTGTCATCCCCATATTTGTCTCAGAATGTGGAGAATGTGAAGATTGCAGGTCAAAGAAGAGCAACCTGTGTTCAAAACTCCCTTTCAGAGTATCTCCTTGGATGCCAAGATATGACAGCAGCAGATTCACTGACCTTAATGGAGAAGTTATATACCACTTCATGAACGTGTCGAGTTTTAGCGAGTACACAGTGGTGGATGTTGCcaatgtagcaaaaatcgatcCCTTGGTCCCCCCAAACAGGGCATGTCTTCTCAGCTGTGCAGTTGGAACAG GGGTTGGCGCTGCTTGGAAAATAGCAAATGTGAAGGAAGGATCAACTGTTGCTATATTTGGGCTTGGCTCTGTTGGATTAGCT GTTGCGGAGGGAGCTAGACTATGCGGAGCTACTAGAATTATTGGTGTAGATGTTAATCCagacaaaaaagaaattg GAAAGAAGTTTGGAGTCACAGACTTTGTCAACCCTGGAAATTGTGGAGATAAACCTGCGAGCCAG CTGATCAATGAGATGACTGGTGGGGGAGCAGACTATTGTTTTGAATGCATTGGAGTAGCACCCTTGGTGAAAGAAGCATATGCTTGCTGCcgaaat GGTTGGGGGAAGACTGTTGTGATAGGAGTGGCCAGGCCGGGGTCAGAATTGGGCGTTAACTTTCAAGATGTCCTTGATGGAGGGGGGAAGAGCATCATGGGATGCGTCTATGGAGGAATCAAAGCTAAGTCTGATATTCCCATCCTCCTCAAGCGTTACTTGGACAAG GAACTGCAATTGGATGAGTTCGTCACGCACGAGATACAGTTCGATGAAAtcaacaaagcttttgattTACTTATTGAAGGACAGTGTCTTCGGTGTGTGATTTGGATGAACAATTGA
- the LOC109004273 gene encoding neutral ceramidase 2-like: MHRHPDPMFFVAFLGIICGVLGSATNGEYLTGVGSFDMTGPAAGVNMMGYANIFQNTAGVHFRLRTRTFIVAESPQGPRFAFVNLDAGMASQLVTTKVLERLKSRFGNLYTQENVAISGIHTHAGPGGYLQYLLYSITSAGFVQQSFDAIVGAIEQSIVQAHNNLKPGSVFINKGEVENAGINRSPSAYLFNPAEERDRYPNNVDTQMTLLKLLDRGSGKSIGAFSWYATHGTSMSRDNKLISGDNKGAAARFFEDWFSFNKSSSTPISSPAEIETLVEKAQTIKATGGQPCGKTTSQAFKVRKNDGSLFVGAFCQSNVGDVTPNVLGAFCTDSGKPCDFNRSSCHGNDLLCVGRGPGYPDEIQSTKIIGERQFQKAVDLFATATEELTGKIDYRHVYLNFTNIDVELDGSKVVKTCPAAVGPGFAAGTTDGPGVFGFQQGDTEISEMWKKLRNALKEPSPYQVECQKPKTVLLDAGEMFDPYAWAPAILPIQMLRLGKLIILSVPGEFTTMAGRRLREAVKETLISNGNGEFDDKTEVVIAGLTNTYSQYVATFEEYEQQRYEAASTLYGPHTLSAYIQEFNKLAKAMAKGEKLISNGPTPPDLSSVQLKFLLEPVGDSPPPGKNFGDMKQDIIIPKSGTFRKGDKPSATFWSANPRYDLLTEGTFAVVEMLQVERWIPVFDDDDFCLYFKWSVDNSSFYGLATIEWEIPEVVSSGVYRLRHFGSAKKTKASPNTYFTGASTAFTVS, encoded by the exons ATGCATCGACACCCAGATCCTATGTTCTTTGTAGCTTTTCTCGGCATAATCTGCGGTGTGCTTGGAAGCGCCACCAACGGGGAATACCTGACAGGCGTGGGGAGCTTTGACATGACTGGTCCTGCCGCCGGCGTGAACATGATGGGCTATGCTAACATTTTCCAGAACACTGCCGGCGTCCATTTTAGGCTAAGAACTAGGACTTTTATAGTTGCAGAGAGTCCCCAAGGTCCAAGGTTTGCTTTTGTAAATCTTGATGCGGGCATGGCTTCGCAGCTTGTCACTACAAAAGTGCTGGAGAGGCTAAAATCAAG gtTCGGAAATTTGTACACACAGGAAAATGTGGCAATTAGTGGCATCCATACTCATGCTGGGCCAGGAGGCTACTTGCAGTATTTGCTTTATTCTATCACTTCTGCAGGTTTCGTGCAACAATCGTTTGATGCCATTGTTGGAGCAATCGAGCAGAGCATTGTTCAGGCACACAATAATCTCAAGCCCGGTTCGGTTTTCATCAACAAAG GAGAAGTGGAAAATGCGGGAATAAACAGGAGCCCAAGTGCTTATTTGTTTAACCCGGCAGAGGAGAGAGACCGGTATCCAAACAACGTGGATACCCAAATGACGCTTTTGAAGTTGCTTGATAGAGGAAGCGGGAAGAGCATTGGAGCATTCAGCTGGTACGCAACGCACGGAACCTCCATGAGCAGAGACAACAAGCTCATCAGTGGGGACAACAAGGGTGCGGCTGCCAGGTTCTTCGAGGACTGGTTCTCTTTCAATAAATCTTCCTCCACACCAATCTCCAGCCCCGCCG AGATTGAAACACTGGTGGAGAAAGCGCAAACAATCAAAGCAACAGGAGGACAACCTTGCGGTAAAACAACCAGCCAAGCTTTTAAAGTGAGGAAGAACGACGGGTCATTGTTCGTAGGAGCATTCTGCCAATCAAATGTGGGAGACGTGACCCCCAATGTGCTAGGAGCATTTTGCACTGATAGCGGAAAGCCTTGCGACTTCAATCGCTCCTCCTGCCATGGCAATGACCTCCTCTGCGTTGGCCGTGGACCTGG ATACCCAGATGAAATACAGAGCACAAAGATTATAGGAGAGAGGCAGTTCCAAAAGGCTGTTGATCTATTTGCGACTGCCACAGAGGAATTGACAGGGAAGATTGACTATCGCCatgtttatttgaattttacaaaCATTGATGTTGAATTAGATGGAAGCAAGGTTGTCAAAACATGCCCTGCAGCCGTTGGTCCAGGTTTTGCTGCTGGAACCACAGATGGTCCCGGTGTCTTCGGTTTTCAACAAGGTGATACAGAG ATCAGCGAAATGTggaaaaagttgagaaatgcaCTGAAAGAACCGAGCCCATATCAAGTGGAGTGCCAAAAACCGAAGACTGTTTTGCTTGACGCAGGCGAAATGTTTGATCCATATGCATGGGCG CCTGCGATTCTTCCAATTCAGATGCTAAGGCTGGGAAAGCTGATCATACTTTCTGTACCAGGAG AGTTCACAACAATGGCGGGGCGGCGACTGAGGGAGGCAGTTAAGGAGACGCTGATAAGTAACGGGAATGGAGAGTTTGATGACAAAACCGAAGTTGTAATAGCGGGTCTCACAAATACCTACTCGCAATATGTTGCAACTTTTGAAGAATACGAGCAACAACGATACGAG GCTGCCTCAACGCTCTACGGTCCACACACGCTATCAGCCTACATCCAAGAGTTCAATAAATTAGCTAAAGCCATGGCAAAAGGAGAGAAGTTAATTTCCAACGGCCCCACGCCGCCGGACCTTTCCTCTGTTCAACTCAAATTCTTACTCGAACCTGTGGGTGACTCACCTCCTCCCGGAAAAAACTTCGGCGACATGAAACAAGACATCATTATACCAAAAAGTGGCACATTCAGAAAGGGAGACAAACCAAGTGCCACATTTTGGAGTGCAAACCCAAGATATGACCTATTGACAGAAGGTACATTTGCAGTGGTGGAGATGCTTCAGGTGGAGCGTTGGATCCCAgtttttgatgatgatgatttttgtTTGTACTTTAAATGGAGCGTAGATAATAGCAGCTTTTATGGCTTGGCGACCATTGAGTGGGAAATACCAGAGGTGGTAAGTTCTGGGGTGTACAGGCTAAGGCATTTTGGTTCGGCAAAGAAAACAAAGGCCTCTCCCAACACATACTTCACTGGGGCATCTACTGCATTTACAGTATCatag